AGGCTCAGCCGGCCAGCTTGATCTTCACATAGCCGTCGGTCTGATTCTTGACGTCGGTGGGGATTCGCATCGTGCCCTCGCCGCGTGCGTCGCGGTACTTGCCGGTGCCGCCGAGGATGCTGAACGAATGACTTGCCGCTGAACAGGAAGTCGTTGGCGCCGAAGATCTCGGTGTGCAACTGCCCGTCGGGAACGATGTAGTCGACACTGCAGGAGGAGTCCGACGGCGCTCCGCCCGCGGCGTCGAGTTGGACGCAGGCACCGCCGAAACGGCCGATCGTTTTCCCGCCCTTCTTCTCGTGTATCAGGCCGTGGTAGGCGAACAGGTCGCCCTGGCTGGTGCCGGTCGGTGGGGAGTCGACCGTGGCCTGTTTGGTGTCCTGGATGAAGAACTCGAGGTTGCGCCCGTCGGCGGCGGCGACGGCTCCTCCGGTCTGCGCGAGCGACCAGGTTGCGACGGCGGTCAGTACGACGGCAGTGCCGACGGCGACAGGCGGGGTGGTGCGCATGGGGATTCTCCTCGAGTCGTTGGGGCTCAGGCCGACGGGTGTCCCGTGGCCGGACATGGGATCGGTTCATCGGTGCCTGACGGTGCGTCAGCTCCGGCGTGCCACCAGCGTGGCCAGTTCGGTGCGGTTGGACACGCCGAGCTTGGCCAACGAGTTCGAGAGGTGGCTCTTGACCGTCTCCCGGGAGACGAACATCTTGGCCGCTATCGCAGGGTTCGTCAGTCCTTCGGCGACCAGGGCGACGACTTCGGCCTCGGTCGGGGTCAGACTGTGCCAACCCGTGGTCGGGCGCTTGCGCGGTCCTCGGCCGCGGGAGGCGTAGGTGGTGGCCTCGCCCAGGCTCATCGCCCTGCCTTCGGACTCGGCGGCGGTCAGTTCCTCGGCCGACAGGGCACGGCGTGCCGGTTCGAGGTCGGCGGCGCGGCGGGCCACTTCGGCGGGTGGGACCGGGAAGGTCAACTCGGCCCGCGCGGTCGAGGCTGCGGCGAACAGTCTGACCGCCTCGGCCGGGCTGGCCTGTTGGGCCGCCAATGCGGCCAGCAGTTCGATCGCCTCGACCTGCTGCAGCGCCAGCCCGGCCGCGGTCAACGTGGCCAGAGCCCGATGGGCGGTGTCCTCGGCGGTGACCAAATCGCCCTGCGCACGATCGACCCGCGCCAGCGCGAGTTCGACCGGGCCGCGGCCGAACTCGGCGTAGGTGTGCGCCTCGACCTCGGCCAGGGCTTCCTCGCAGGCGATGCGGGCAGCGGCCGGATCGCCCTCCACGACGAGGTTCTCCGCGGCCAGCGCCTTCTCCCAGGCCGCGCCCCACCCGAAGGTGACGGCTCGCATGAACGTCTCGGCCTCGGCGACGGGTTGCCGCCAGTCGCCGGAGCCGTAACCCTTGGTCTCCAGCAGCGCCAGGGCCCATTCGCCCCAGGCCAACGCGAACCAGTGGTGGTCGCGACGTGCCTCCTCGAGCGTGGTCCGCAGCCACGCAACCGCATCCGGATCC
The nucleotide sequence above comes from Sporichthyaceae bacterium. Encoded proteins:
- a CDS encoding LuxR C-terminal-related transcriptional regulator, which encodes FAEAATEADLTGAPFGIGRSSVMFGHMQATFGRFGPARQLSSTGRRLLVECDDELRNFGIGGQALADGLTGWDPDAVAWLRTTLEEARRDHHWFALAWGEWALALLETKGYGSGDWRQPVAEAETFMRAVTFGWGAAWEKALAAENLVVEGDPAAARIACEEALAEVEAHTYAEFGRGPVELALARVDRAQGDLVTAEDTAHRALATLTAAGLALQQVEAIELLAALAAQQASPAEAVRLFAAASTARAELTFPVPPAEVARRAADLEPARRALSAEELTAAESEGRAMSLGEATTYASRGRGPRKRPTTGWHSLTPTEAEVVALVAEGLTNPAIAAKMFVSRETVKSHLSNSLAKLGVSNRTELATLVARRS